From Peromyscus maniculatus bairdii isolate BWxNUB_F1_BW_parent chromosome 8, HU_Pman_BW_mat_3.1, whole genome shotgun sequence, a single genomic window includes:
- the Hes7 gene encoding transcription factor HES-7 isoform X1, giving the protein MVTRDRAENRDGPKMLKPLVEKRRRDRINRSLEELRLLLLERTRDQNLRNPKLEKAEILEFAVGYLRERSRVEPRAPAAPGAPRSPGQDAEALASCYLSGFRECLLRLAAFAHDASPAARSQLFSALHGYRRPKPPRPEAVEPGLPAPRPPLDPASPILGPARHQPPPAHQGPPSPRCAWSPSRCSPRAGDSGAPAPLTGLLPPPPPPYRQDGAPKAPPLPPPAFWRPWP; this is encoded by the exons ATGGTCACCCGGGATCGAGCTGAGAATAGGGACGGCCCCAAG ATGCTGAAGCCGCTGGTGGAGAAGCGGCGCCGGGACCGCATCAACCGCAGCCTGGAAGAGCTGAGGCTGCTACTGCTGGAGAGGACCAGGGACCAG AACCTCCGGAACCCGAAGCTGGAGAAAGCGGAGATCCTGGAGTTCGCCGTGGGCTACTTGAGGGAGCGCAGCCGGGTGGAGCCCCGGG CGCCGGCCGCACCAGGGGCTCCCCGGTCCCCAGGCCAGGACGCCGAGGCGCTCGCCAGCTGCTACCTGTCGGGTTTCCGCGAGTGCCTGCTTCGCTTGGCGGCCTTTGCGCACGACGCCAGCCCGGCCGCCCGCTCCCAGCTCTTCTCCGCGCTGCACGGCTACCGGCGCCCCAAACCGCCCCGGCCCGAGGCCGTCGAGCCCGGGCTCCCAGCGCCGCGCCCACCGCTGGACCCCGCTTCGCCCATCCTCGGCCCCGCGCGGCACCAGCCCCCCCCCGCGCACCAGGGCCCCCCTAGCCCCCGCTGCGCTTGGTCCCCGTCCCGCTGCTCCCCTCGCGCCGGGGATTCCGGCGCGCCGGCGCCCCTCACCGgactgctgccgccgccgccgccgccttacAGACAAGACGGGGCGCCCAAGGCCCCGCCGCTCCCACCGCCCGCCTTTTGGAGACCTTGGCCCTGA
- the Hes7 gene encoding transcription factor HES-7 isoform X2 gives MVTRDRAENRDGPKMLKPLVEKRRRDRINRSLEELRLLLLERTRDQNLRNPKLEKAEILEFAVGYLRERSRVEPRGAPRSPGQDAEALASCYLSGFRECLLRLAAFAHDASPAARSQLFSALHGYRRPKPPRPEAVEPGLPAPRPPLDPASPILGPARHQPPPAHQGPPSPRCAWSPSRCSPRAGDSGAPAPLTGLLPPPPPPYRQDGAPKAPPLPPPAFWRPWP, from the exons ATGGTCACCCGGGATCGAGCTGAGAATAGGGACGGCCCCAAG ATGCTGAAGCCGCTGGTGGAGAAGCGGCGCCGGGACCGCATCAACCGCAGCCTGGAAGAGCTGAGGCTGCTACTGCTGGAGAGGACCAGGGACCAG AACCTCCGGAACCCGAAGCTGGAGAAAGCGGAGATCCTGGAGTTCGCCGTGGGCTACTTGAGGGAGCGCAGCCGGGTGGAGCCCCGGG GGGCTCCCCGGTCCCCAGGCCAGGACGCCGAGGCGCTCGCCAGCTGCTACCTGTCGGGTTTCCGCGAGTGCCTGCTTCGCTTGGCGGCCTTTGCGCACGACGCCAGCCCGGCCGCCCGCTCCCAGCTCTTCTCCGCGCTGCACGGCTACCGGCGCCCCAAACCGCCCCGGCCCGAGGCCGTCGAGCCCGGGCTCCCAGCGCCGCGCCCACCGCTGGACCCCGCTTCGCCCATCCTCGGCCCCGCGCGGCACCAGCCCCCCCCCGCGCACCAGGGCCCCCCTAGCCCCCGCTGCGCTTGGTCCCCGTCCCGCTGCTCCCCTCGCGCCGGGGATTCCGGCGCGCCGGCGCCCCTCACCGgactgctgccgccgccgccgccgccttacAGACAAGACGGGGCGCCCAAGGCCCCGCCGCTCCCACCGCCCGCCTTTTGGAGACCTTGGCCCTGA